A genomic region of Elephas maximus indicus isolate mEleMax1 chromosome 10, mEleMax1 primary haplotype, whole genome shotgun sequence contains the following coding sequences:
- the LOC126084512 gene encoding olfactory receptor 11H6-like, translated as MNMSRVNTVTEFILLSFPCSRKIQVLLFILFSVTYILTLMGNGAVVCAVMLDQRLHTPMYILLANFSFLEICYINTTVPNMLGNFLSEAKTLSFTACFLQFYFFFSMGITETLLLPLMAFDRYLAIYRPLHYPTIMTNHFCMNLVAICWVTAFLCYPVPIYFITQLPFCGPNTIDHSVCDPGPLLALSCIPAPGIELSCSILSSLIIFITFFFIIGSYTLVLRAVLRVPSAAGRRKAFSTCDSHLVVVSLFYGSVMMMYISPNSGNPAGVQKIVTLIYSSVTPLVNPLIYSLRNKDMKASLRKVQMYVKIGQSE; from the coding sequence ATGAATATGTCAAGAGTGAACACAGTGACTGAATTCATACTCCTGAGTTTCCCCTGCTCCAGAAAGATCCAGGTCCTCCTCTTCATACTGTTTTCTGTGACCTACATCCTGACACTGATGGGCAATGGGGCCGTCGTCTGTGCAGTGATGCTGGATCAAAggctccacacccccatgtacatTCTGCTGGCCAACTTCTCATTCCTGGAGATCTGTTACATCAATACTACTGTTCCCAATATGTTAGGTAACTTCCTATCTGAAGCTAAAACCCTCTCTTTCACTGCCTGCTTCCTTCAGTTCTACTTCTTCTTCTCCATGGGCATCACTGAAACCCTCTTACTGCCCCTCATGGCTTTTGATCGGTACTTAGCTATCTACAGGCCTCTCCACTATCCGACTATCATGACCAATCATTTCTGCATGAACTTGGTGGCCATCTGCTGGGTGACAGCCTTCCTCTGCTACCCAGTCCCTATCTATTTTATCACACAACTCCCTTTTTGTGGCCCCAATACCATTGACCACTCTGTCTGTGACCCAGGTCCCCTTCTGGCCCTGTCCTGCATCCCTGCCCCTGGAATTGAGCTTTCCTGTTCTATATTGAGTTCTCTTATTATCTTTATCACCttcttctttatcattgggtCATACACCCTGGTTCTGAGAGCAGTGTTACGGGTCCCTTCAGCAGCTGGCAGGCGTAAGGCTTTCTCCACCTGTGATTCCCACCTAGTTGTGGTGTCTCTGTTTTATGGGAGTGTAATGATGATGTACATCAGCCCAAACTCTGGAAATCCAGCTGGGGTACAGAAGATTGTAACCTTGATCTACTCATCAGTGACCCCACTGGTAAACCCTCTGATCTACAGTCTCCGGAACAAGGACATGAAGGCCAGCTTGAGAAAAGTTCAGATGTATGTGAAAATTGGTCAAAGTGAATAG